The genomic interval GGCGCTGAGCGTGAAGGTGTCGGTATCGAGGTCGCCCATGTCGCCGCGGCCCGCGATGGACCCGTCGCCGTGGCGATAGCCCAGCGCGACGCCCACGCCGACACCGAGCGGCGCATCGTAGGCGACGCCGATCGTGCCGCCCACCGCGTCCTGTGTCAACGCGCCGGCGCCCGAATCGCTGATGCGGTCGTAACTGGCATTGCCGAACAGCGACAGACCGCCGCCCGGATTGAGGCCGTTGCGCTGCACGCCTTCGTACTGGATCCGCTGCACCCGGATCGCGCGCTGCCCCTCCCGCGCGATGGTGCCGGGCAGGGTGAAGCCCGAAAACAGGCTGGCGATGGCCTGCCCCTCGATGCGCTGGGTGATTCCGGCGGGGTGGACATCGTCCGCCTGCAGATAGGTGAGGTTGGCGTTGGGCTCGACGTAGTCCTCCGGCCCGCAGGTCAGGGAAGAGCCGGTGCAGGCGGGATCGGTGATATTGGTGATCCCGTAGGTGCCGGGGCTCGCCACGATCTCGTTGAAGAGCATGGCGGTATCGAAATAGAGGACGTTCGCACCGTTGGCGGCAAGCGCCGCCTCGTAGGTGTCGTTGAACAGGTCGAGGCCCGCGCTGTCGGACTGGATCGCCAGCGTCACGATGCGGTCGGCGCCCGCATCCTCCAGCCGCTTCACCTGCGCCGCCAAGATGTTGGCGGCATTGGTCAACAGGCTCGGATCGGTGCCGCCGCCCGCGAGGAACGCGAAATAGTCGTTTCCGCCGCCCTGGATATAGACGACATCGCCCGGTTCGAACGTGCCGCCGGCAGCGAGGTAGTTGTCGATCTGCGAGGCGATCGGAATGGCCAGCGGCGAGGTTGGCGTAGGCAGGGCGACGCGCGCGCCGCCGATGGCGTAATTGGTGCCGCCCACGGTGTAGACCGGGTTGAGATCGTAGCCGAGCAGCGCCGCGAACACCTCCGGCGCTACCGGATCGGGGTTGGTCGTGAAGCTTCCCTCGCCCGGCGGCAGCGGCAGGAACTGCTGGTAGAACCCGCCATCGGCGAGACTGTCGCCGAAGACGATGACGCGCGCCACGTCCAGTCCGTCATTGTCCTGCGCGGCGACACCGCCGGCGGCGAGCAGATTGAAGGCGATGGCGGTCGTCAGCGCGGCCCGCGATGGAGATGCTTCATGGTCTCTCCCTTCGGCCGGCTCTTGCCTGACCGTCTTGTCGTTCCGAACGGGCGGAACTGCGGCGATGGTGTCGCTTTTCCCTGTCGCGCGCAAGTCTGAACGGCCGGTATGTCGAACGCGGCCTGTCGATCGCCGGCCGATGTTGCACGAAGGACGCACAAGAAACCCCGCCGCGACGGTTCGCGGCGGGGTCTTGCATGGTTTCCGGTTCGCGTTTCGGACCGGACGGACCTGTGTCAGGCGGTCGCCATTTCGTCCTGCGTCATCCGCTCCTTCAGCATGTCCATGACGGCATTGGCGAAGGCGGGGATGTCGTCGGGCTTGCGACTGGTGATGATGTTTCCATCGACGGCCACTTCCTTGTCGACCACGTTACCGCCGGCATTCTTCAGGTCGGTACGCACGCTCGGCCAGCTGGTCACGGTCTTGCCCTCGACGATGCCCGCCTCGATCAGCAGCCAGGGTGCGTGGCAGATCGCGGCGACCGGCTTGCCATCGGAGTTGAAGCTGCGGACGAGTTCGACGGCCTTGTCCTCCAGCCGCATCTTGTCGGGGTTGATCTGGCCACCGGGCATGACGATCGCATCGAACTCACCCGAGGTCGCTTCGTCCAGCGTGAGATCGACATCGACGCTATCGCCCCAATGGTCCTGGTCCCAGCCCTTGATCTGGCCGCTGTCCGGGCTGACGACGACGGTTTCGTAGCCGGCGTCCTCGAATATCTTCTTGGGCTTGACGAGTTCCGACTGCTCGAAACCGTCGGTGGCGAGGATCATGATACGTTGGGCCATGAGATGATACTCCTTCTGTCTGAGTGTTTGCCCCTTCAACGGGTGGGGAAAGCGCGCCGTTCCGCGCTTTTCCGCCAGCCGTGCCGGTGTTAGGGCGAGCCGCATGGCCACCATCGAAACGCCCGATTCACCGGACGGCATCGTCCCGGAAAGCTTCGAGAGCGCGCTGTCCGAGCGCTATCTCGTCTATGCCCTGTCGACCATCACCGCGCGTTCCCTGCCGGACCTGCGCGACGGGCTGAAGCCGGTCCACCGCCGCCTGCTGTGGACCATGCGGCAGCTGCGCCTGTCGCCCGATTCCACCTTCAAGAAATCGGCGCGCGTCGTGGGCGACGTCATCGGCAAGTATCACCCGCACGGCGATGTCGCGGTGTACGACGCGATGGTGCGCCTCGCGCAGCCCTTCACGCTGCGTTATCCGCTGGTGGAGGGGCAGGGCAATTTCGGCAATGTCGACGGGGACAACGCCGCCGCCTACCGATATACCGAATGCCGCCTGACGCGCACCGCGATGCAGCTGATGGACGGGCTCGACGAAGGCACGGTCGACTTCGTCCCGACCTACAACAACGAGGAGCAGGAACCGGCGCTGATGCCGGGCCTGTTTCCGAACCTGCTGGCGAACGGGGCCAGCGGGATCGCCGTGGGCATGGCCACCAGCATCCCCAGCCACAATGTCGCCGAGGTGCTCGACGCGGCGGAGATGGTGCTGTTCAACAAGGACGTCACCCACGCGGAACTGATGGAGGTGTTCAAGGGGCCGGATTTCGCCACCGGCGGCCTGGTGGTCGATAGCGAGGAGGCGATCAGCGCCGCCTACGAGACCGGGCGCGGCAGCTTCCGGGTGCGCGGCCGCTTCCACGCGGCCGAGGCCGAGAGCGAGGCGGATCGCGAGGCCGGGATCGAGCGGATCAAGGGCGGCGGCTGGCAGCTCGTCATCTCCGAAATCCCCTACCAGGTGCCCAAGGGCAAGCTGATCGAGCAGATCGCCGCCGCCATCGCCGACAAGAAGCTGCCGATCCTGGAGGACGTGCGCGACGAGAGCGACGAGAACATCCGCATCGTGCTCGTGCCGCGCAGCCGCAACGTCGATCCCGAACTGCTCCGGGAATCGGTCTACAAGCTGACCGATCTGGAAACCCGTTTCGGCCTCAACCTTAACGTGCTCGACCACACGCGCACGCCGATGGTCATGGGGCTCAAGGAACTGCTTTCGAACTGGATCGCGCACCAGATCGAGATCCTCCAGCGCCGCACCGCGCACCGGCTGGCCAAGATCGCCGACCGGCTGGAACTGCTCGAAGGCTACATCATCGCCTTCCTCAACCTCGACCGGGTGATCCAGATCATCCGCAGCGAGGACGAGCCCAAGCCTGTGATGATGGCAGAGTTCGCGCTGACCGACCGGCAGGCCGAGGCCATCCTCAACATGCGGCTGCGGTCGCTGCGCAGGCTGGAAGAGATGGAGCTTCGCCGCGAGAAGGACGAATTGCTGAAGGAGCAGGAGGAGCTGACGAAGCTGCTCGACAGTCCGGCCCGGCAGCGAACGCGGCTGAAGAAGGACATGGCGGCGCTGCGCAGGGAATACGGCCCTGATACCGCGCTCGGCGCCCGGCGCACGACGATCGCCGAGGCGGAACCGACGGTCGAATACGATCCCGGCGCGATGATCGAGAAGGAGCCGATCACGGTCGTCCTCTCGCAGAAGGGCTGGGTGCGCGCGGCAAAGGGCCATGTCCCGCTCGATCAGGAATTCAAGTACAAGGAAGGCGACGGTCCCGCCTTCATCCTCCACGCGCAGACGACCGACAAGCTGCTGCTGGCCGCCGATGACGGTCGCTTCTTCACGCTGGGCGCGGACAAGCTGCCGGGTGCGCGCGGGTTCGGCGAACCGGTCCGCAATACGCTGGATATCGAGGCGAGCGCGCAGATCGTGTCGGTCGTGGTTCACGAGAAGGGCAAGCAGGTGCTGCTCGGCTCCACCATCGGCAAGGGTTTCGTCGCGGTGACGGATGAACTGCTGGCCGAAACGCGCAAGGGCCGGCAGGTGGTGAATCTCAAGGGCGATGCGAAGCTGCTGGTCGCCCGCCCCGTCGATCCGGCGGACGACCACGTCGCCGTGGTGGGCGAGAACCGCAAGCTGGTGGTGTTCGCGCTGGAGGAGATGCCCGTCATGCAGCGCGGGCAGGGCGTCACCCTGCAACGCTACCGCGACGGCGGCCTGTCGGACGCGACGACCTTCCGGCTGGAGGACGGGCTCAGCTGGGCAATGGGCGGCGACACGGGCCGCACCCGCACCGAAAACGAGATCGGCATGTGGAAGGTGGCGAGAGGCGCCGCGGGACGCTTGCCGCCGAACGGCTTTCCCAAGGACAACCGGTTCTGACGCAACGCCTGTGGCCGACCTTCCCGGACAGGGACAGCGCTCGCATCGGGGTCACGTAGCCGGTAGCGGCGGAGGGAGCGGCCGGGGTAGGAAACTCGCCCTTAAGGTCCGGCCACCGCTCCCAGGCGTCGCACGAAAAAGGGGCCGGAAGGATCGCTCCTTCCGGCCCCTTTTCGATCGGCGCCGGCGCGCTGTCAGCCGCCGGCCTGCTCGAGCGCGGCCATGATGTCGGCATGGTTGGCCAGCACCATCAGCCCGCCATTGTCGCCCACGGCGAACATGGCGCGTTCGAGGCTCATCGGGCCGGCTTCGGTAACGACGACCACGTTAGCCTCGTCCAGCGATTCCACGGTCCCCAGCGGCATCGCGTCTGCGGTGGCGACGGCGGCACCTTCGACCAGCGCGGCGTCGAGCGCGGCCTGCTGCTGCGCCATCAGGTCGCCGTAAGCGGTGTCGAGTTCGGCCTTGGTCGTGTTCAGCGTCCAGGTGCCGTCGGTTTCGGCAAAGGCGGCGGTGCCAAGCGGCACCTGGTGCGTGCCGGTGTCGATGACGACCGTGGTGCCGTCGTTCGAAAGCACGGTGCCGACGGCGGCATCGTCATTGCCCATGATCGTCGTGCCCGCATCCTGCGCGGCGACGGGCGCGGCGGCTAGGGTGGCAAGGGCGGCGGCGGTGAAAGCGAGGCGCTTCATGTGTTATCCTTCTCCTGTCGGGAAACGCCGGTCGGGCGGCCCGAAGATGATGTGTCCGGAACTGGCCGGGAACTGAATGACCGGGCGGCAAGCTGCGCGATGGCGCGGCAGACACGATGGACGCGAGGGACCGCGCCCGAACCCGACGGATGGAACCTTAGCGAACCGTCCTGAACCTTTCCTGCACCATACCGGCGCAAAAGTTCAAGACCCGGCCGCCAGTTCTTCGTCCAGCAGCGTTTCCACGCGGGACCGGGGCGGGAAGCCTTCCGCGACCCAGCGCGCCTCCACCGCCTGTAATATCCGTGCGACCTGCGGCCCGGCATCGACGCCGCGGCGCACGATCTCGCCGCCTTTCAGCGGCAGCGCGGGCGGGGTCCAGCCCTCGAGCGGCGCGGGAGAGCGGTTCGCCAGCAAGAGGATGTCGCGCGCGACCTCGTGCCCCTCGCGGTAGGCGAGAACGCGTGCGTCGCCGGCCCGCTCCACCCGCCCGGCCAGACGGACGAGGTGCTTGCGCTGCGCGTTCGACAGTCGCAGCCGGGCGGCGACCTGCTCGGCAGTCCGGCCGCCGCGCGGCAGCAGCGCGGCGAGGCGGCGGATGGGCGCGGGCGGGGCGCCGTGGGCGCGCTCCGTTGCGATCAGCCCGGCGAGCGTCGCCAGTTCGGCCTCGCCGGTTTCCGGCAGCACGACAGGCAGCACGCCGCGTTCGAACATGCGGCCAAGCGTCGAAAGCGGATCGGGCAGCGCCAACAAGGCCAGCAATTCCATCGCCACCCGTTCGCGGCTCAACCCCTTCAGCATGGGGGCGAGGGCCGCGCACGCCTCCTCGCCTTCTTCGTCCAGGGTCGATCCGAATCGCGCCTGAAAGCGATAGTAGCGCAGGATCCGCAGGTGATCCTCGCGGATGCGCTGCGCCGCGTCACCGATAAAGCGAACCCGCCGCGCCTCCAGATCGGCCAGCCCGCCGAAATAGTCGGCGATGGCGAAGGTTTCGGGGTGCGCGTAGAGCGCGTTGATGGTGAAGTCGCGCCGCGCGGCATCTTCCTGCCAGTTTTCGGCGAAGGCTATGGTGGCGCGGCGGCCGTCGGTGGCAACATCCTTGCGCAGCGTGGTGATCTCTATCGGCCCGCTATCGAGCACGGCGGTGATCGTGCCGTGATCGATACCGGTGGGAATTGCGCGGATGCCCGCTTCCTCCAGCCGGCGCGTGACTTCGGGCGGGTGGTGCAGGCTCGCTGCATCGATGTCCTTCACTGGCAGGCCCAGCAGCGTGTCGCGCACCGCGCCGCCGACCCATCGCATCGAGTCGGCTCCCAGCGCCCCCACGAGGGCGGGCAGGTCGCGGCGGCGGGTCCACGCGGCGGCGGGCAGCTTCGCGCCGGTCATCCCTCGCCCCGACCCCCGGCAAGGTCTTCCCACGCCAGCCGGTGGGACAGGTTGGCGATGATGCCCGCGGTGATGCCCCAGATGCGGTGGCCTTCCCATTCGATCTCGTAATAGGGCAGCTCGGTCTCGCCGAACATCCCGGTCTTCTCGACATGGTTGCGCTGGTCGAGAACGAAGCGCAGCGGTGCCTCGAACCAGTCGGCGACCTCGCGCGGGTCGGGGCGGATGGGAAGGTCCGGCGGGATCAGGCCGAGCACGGCGGTCAGCGTGTAGCCCGAACCGGTGACGAAGGGCGGGGCGGAGCCGACGATGCGGACTTTCGCCGGATCAATGGCCAGCTCCTCCTCGGCCTCGCGCAGGGCGGCGGCAATGGCATCCTCGCCCGCTTCCAGCTTGCCGCCGGGAAAGGCGACCTGGCCGGGATGGGAGGGCATGGTATCAGGCCGGTGGGTAAGCAGGATGCCCGGCTCGGGCCGGTCCGTCACCGCCATCAGCACGGCGGCGTCGCGCAGGGTTTCGGGTGCCCACTCCCGGTCGTCGCGAATGCCCGCGAAACCGACGTCGCGGCTGCGCTCGAACAGGTGCGACAGGCGCTCGAACAGGTCGCTCATGCGGGCACGAGATCGAAGGTCGCGCCCTGGCTGGACACGGTGAGCGCGCCGTCTTCGCCAAGGGCCATGTCGGCCAGTTGCAGCCAGGTCGAGCGGTCGAGCCGCGCTTCGCAACCGCGGCGAACGGAGAGGTAGATCGCGGGAAGGTCGGGATCGCCCTCGGCCCGTAGCGGGTTCTCGGGTCCGGCCAGCACCAGTTCGTCGGTATTCAGGCGAAAGGCGAGCGCGTCGCCATCGGCGCGGCAATCGACGGCGAGGAAGGCCGCGTCCTCCACCGCGATGCTCTGGCGAACCTGCGGCGTGACGAGGTAGTAGGCCCCGTCACCCTCGCGCATCAGGAGGGATGCGAAGGCGCGCACCATTGCGGGGCGGCGGATCGGGCTGCCGTCGTGAAACCACGTCCCGTCGGCGGCAATACGCATCCGGCTGTCGACGGTCCGGGCCGGCGACCACTCCTCCACCGGCGGCAATCGGCGCGCCCTTGCCGCCTCGGCGATCTCCAGCAGCGACATCGCGCCAAGCTCTGGTGGGGGATCGTAGGCCATCGCATTCCGCGATGCCAGAGCGCGTCAACCGAGCCAAGGGCCGATCATGCCCTTTTCGGGCAGGACCGCCGGATTGTCCGCCCGCACCAGCAGGCGGCGCTGGTCGTAGGGACCGGGCAGCGACCAGCCCGCCGCCGGGGCGGCGATGAAGCCGAAGCGCTCGTAATATTCGGGATCGCCCACCAGGACCTGCGGCAGGGCGGCCGCCGGATCGATCGCACCGGCCATCGCCGCCATGAGCGCGCGCCCGTATCCCGTGCCCTGCAGGTGCGGGACGACCGCGACCGGTCCCACCATCAGCAGCGGATGGCGCCGCCCCCTCGGATCGGTCAGCGCGACCGGCCAGACCTGGATCGAGCCGACCAGGTAATCCTCCTCGTCCAGCGCGGCGAAGCTGAGGGCGGGCAGCCAATTCATGCCCTCCCGCACCCGGTAGGCGGTGCGCGCCTGGCGCCCTTCGCCGAACGCGCGGTCGAGCAGATCCTCGATCAGCGCGGGGTCGATATCGGCAAGGGGAACGATGGTCGCGGTCATGGAACGGGCGCGCCTAGGGGCGGTCGGGCCGCGGTGCAATCGATTCGCGCCTCAGCGCCGGGGGGTGAGGCGGATAAGCCGACCGTTCTCGCCATCCTCGACGACCCAGATCGCGCCATCGGCGCCTTCCAGGATGTCGCGCAGCCGTTCCGGGAAATCGTAGCGCGCCACTTCGCGCGCGCTGTTGGCCCCGGCATCCACGCTCACCCGGCTGATCGAGGTGGTCTTGAGGTTCGCGATCAACGCCTGCCCGTCCCAGTCGGGGAACATGTCGCCGGTATAGAAGATCATTCCACCCGGCGCGATGACCGGGTTCCAGCTGATCGCGGGATGGGCGAACCCATCATCGGGGGAGTGGTCGGGTATGGGCGAGCCGTCGTAATTGTCGCCGTTGGAGCGGACCGGCCAGCCGTAATTCGCGCCCTTGCGCACCAGGTTCAGCTCGTCGCCGCCAGCGGGTCCGTGCTCCAGCTCCCACAGGTTCCCGCTCGGATCGAAGGCGAGGCCGAGCACGTTGCGATGGCCGTAGCTCCAGATCTGGTCGCTGGGCGCACCACGCCGCGCGAAGGGATTGCCGTCAGCCGGCGTGCCGTCGAGGTTCAGCCGCACGATGCTGCCGAGATTGTTCGACAGGTCCTGCGCCGGGGTCTTCTGCTGGCGTTCGCCGCTGGAGACGAACAGCAGCCTCCCGTCCGGGGAAAACGCCAGGCGGTGCGAATAGTGCCCCTCGCCGTCGATCGGCACGCTCTGTTCCCAGATCTCGCGCAGCCCGGCGATCCGGCATTCCCCGCCATCGTCGCAGCGCAGTTCGCCGCTGCCCACCACGGCGCGCTTGGTGTTGCCCTGCGCCGCCTTGGCCCACGACAGATACACCTTGCCGCTGGTCGCGTAGTCGGGAGCGAAGGCGAAATCGCCGAGCCCGCCCTGACCGGCATAGGCGACCTGCGGCAGACCGGTGATGGATCGCAGCTCGCCGGTTGCCGGATCGAATATCCTGGCCGTTCCCGGCCTTTCGGTCACGACGATGCGCCCGCTGCCGGGTTCGAGCGCAAGCGCCCACGGTTCGTCGAATTCCCCCAAGCTGACGGCGGTGAACGGCGCATCGGCGCCCAGCGTCACGCGCGTTCCGGCGACGGGCGCGCTCGCCGTCGTGCCGTTCGACGCGGTGGCGCTCGGCGCGCTATCCCCGACCGCGCCGCTGTTGCAGCTTGCGAAGGCGAGGGCGGCAGGGAATAGAGCAATGATCGAGCGACGTGTTTTCAAGGTCATGCTGTCAGGAACCCCCTCCACCAGTTTTTGTGCCGAACTCGGCCCCGGACCGCTGGTCGCCGGCGTGGATGAGGCGGGCCGCGGCCCGCTGGCGGGGCCGGTGGTGGCCGCCGCCGTGCTGCTGTGCAAGCCGCGGCCGGCCGGTATCACCGATTCCAAGGTCATGAATGCCGAGGCGCGCGCCATGGTCGAACAGCGCATCCGTCGGCGCTGCGCGTTCGGCATCGGCGTGATCGATGTCGCCCAGATCGACCGGCTCAACATCTTCGGCGCAACCATGCTCGCCATGAGCCTGGCCATGCGCAATCTGTGCGAGACGCTCGAAAACCATGCCCTCGAAGCCGTGGTGGACGGCAATCTGACGCCCGCCGGGCGCTGCGCCGAATGGCGGTGGCGCGCGCGGGCGATGGTCAAGGGCGACCTGCGCGTTCCCGCGATCGGCGCGGCGTCCATCCTCGCCAAGGAATACCGCGATCGCCTGATGCGCGATGCCGCCCGCGATCATCCGCATTACGGGTGGGAGCGGAACAAGGGATACGGAACGGCGGACCACCTCGCCGCATTGCGGATGCACGGGCCAAGTCCGCTGCATCGTCGCAGCTTCGCGCCCGTCGCGCAGCTGGAGATGTTTGCATGAGTGCGTTTTCCTTCGACGACATACCCGATCAGTCCGGTCGCACCGCGCTGGTGACGGGTGCGAATACCGGCATCGGCTTTCATATCGCGAAGGAACTGGCGCGGGCCGGGGCAAGGGTGCTTCTCGCTTGCCGCGACCGGAACCGTGCGCAGGCGGCGATGGCCGATATCCAGGCCGACGTTCCCGCCGCTGACCTTGCTTTCATCGAACTCGACCTCGCCGATCTTGCATCCGTGCGGGCCGCCGCCGACACGGCGAGGGAAGAAGCGCGGCTCGACCTGCTGATAGAGAATGCAGGCGTCATGATGCCGCCATTCTCCACCGCCACGGCAGGGTGCGAATTGCAGTTCGCGGTCAATCACCTCGGTCATTTCGCGCTTGCCGGCCTGTTGCTGGACAAGCTGGCGCAGACCGAAGGCTCGCGCATCGTCGTGCAATCGAGCCTTGCCCATCGCCGTGGCGATATCGCCTTCGGCAATCTCGATGGCGATTTCGGCTACGACAAGTCCGAATTCTACGGCCAGAGCAAGTTTGCGAATCTGCTGTTCGCCTTCGAACTGGACCGCCGGCTTCGGGCGGAGGGCAGTCCCGTAACGGTCGTCGCCTGTCATCCGGGCATCGCCGAAACCGAACTGACCCGCCATCTGCCGGGCGGCGCGGTGTTCGGCAGAATCGTCGGGGCGGCGCTCAACGATGCGCGCCGCGGGGCGCTTCCGGCGCTGCAGGCCGCGACCGACCCCGCTGCCGCGGGCGGCGACTACTACGGCCCGTGGGGCTTCATGGAGATGAGCGGAAGCACGTCGGGGCGCGCCTTCGCCACCGCCCGCTCGCGCGATCCGGTCATCGCGAAGAAGCTGTGGGACCGTTCCGTGGAACTGACCGACGTCGATCCGGGCCTTTCGCCCGCCGCGTGAAGCCCGGCCGGAAGGCGAGTCCTTTGGGCCACACCCCATCATGTCGAGTCCGCTCAACCGGCCGGGACTCCATATCTTGTGCCGGGCTCGATGTGTTCCGCCCGGTTCGTATCCCCGCCCGGTCGATCCGAAGCGGACTTTGCGCTTGACCCGGACTCGGTCTGGACTCACCCTGTGGATAAGTCAGGGGGGAAGAAGCGAACATGGGCGAGCTTGTGAAGGTCCGGCAGCGGGCGGCGGGAAAGACGCGGTCTGCGAAGGCACCGAAGGCGGAAAAGGTCGACCTGCCGATCGGAAGAATTCTCGGCGGCGACTGCGTGGAGGCGATGCGTCGCCTTCCGGCGGCGAGCGTCGATCTCGTCTTCGCCGATCCGCCCTATAACCTGCAACTCGGCGGCGATCTCAACCGGCCCGACGGCAGCCATGTCGATGCCGTGACGAACGATTGGGACAGGTTCGACAGCTTTGCCGCATACGACGCCTTTACAAGGGGTTGGCTGGCGGAGTGCAGGCGGGTTCTGAAGCCCGACGGTGCCCTGTGGGTGATCGGCAGCTATCACAACATCTACCGCGTCGGTGCGGCGGTGCAGGACATGGGCTTCTGGCTGCTGAACGACGTCGTCTGGCGCAAGACCAACCCGATGCCGAACTTTCGCGGCACCCGCTTCACCAATGCGCACGAGACGCTGCTGTGGGCGAGCATGGGAGAAAAGGCGCGCTATCACTTCAATTACACGGCGATGAAGACGCTCAACGATGAATTGCAGATGCGTTCGGACTGGGTGTTCCCGATCTGTAGCGGTGGCGAACGGCTGAAGGGGGATGACGGCGCGAAGGCGCATCCGACGCAGAAGCCGGAAGCCCTGCTCTATCGCGTATTGCTGGCGACGACGGAGCGCGGCGACGTGGTGCTCGATCCGTTCTTCGGTACGGGCACTACCGGCGCGGTGGCCAAGCGGCTGGGGCGCGAATGGATCGGCTGCGAGCGCGAGGCCGCCTATCGTGCGGTGGCGCAGGCGCGGATCGACAAGGAACTGCCGCTCGACGAAAGCGCGCTCGCCACGATGCAAAGCCGCAAGGCCGCGCCGCGCGTGGCGTTCGGGCAGGTGGTCGAGGCGGGGCTGCTGAAGCCGGGCACCAGGGTGTTCGACAAGAAGCGCCGCTGGACCGCGACGGTGCGCGCGGACGGTTCGCTCGAATGCGGCAAGCAGGTCGGCTCGATCCACGGCGTCGGCAAGGACTTGCAGGGCGCGCCCAGCTGCAACGGCTGGACCTTCTGGCATTACGAGACGGGCGGGGAGGTCAAGCCCATCGATGCGGCGCGGGGGCTGTATCTGCTCGCGGCGGAGGATTGACGCGGGCGTTTCCTACAGGG from Aurantiacibacter spongiae carries:
- a CDS encoding oxidoreductase, producing the protein MSAFSFDDIPDQSGRTALVTGANTGIGFHIAKELARAGARVLLACRDRNRAQAAMADIQADVPAADLAFIELDLADLASVRAAADTAREEARLDLLIENAGVMMPPFSTATAGCELQFAVNHLGHFALAGLLLDKLAQTEGSRIVVQSSLAHRRGDIAFGNLDGDFGYDKSEFYGQSKFANLLFAFELDRRLRAEGSPVTVVACHPGIAETELTRHLPGGAVFGRIVGAALNDARRGALPALQAATDPAAAGGDYYGPWGFMEMSGSTSGRAFATARSRDPVIAKKLWDRSVELTDVDPGLSPAA
- a CDS encoding site-specific DNA-methyltransferase, whose translation is MGELVKVRQRAAGKTRSAKAPKAEKVDLPIGRILGGDCVEAMRRLPAASVDLVFADPPYNLQLGGDLNRPDGSHVDAVTNDWDRFDSFAAYDAFTRGWLAECRRVLKPDGALWVIGSYHNIYRVGAAVQDMGFWLLNDVVWRKTNPMPNFRGTRFTNAHETLLWASMGEKARYHFNYTAMKTLNDELQMRSDWVFPICSGGERLKGDDGAKAHPTQKPEALLYRVLLATTERGDVVLDPFFGTGTTGAVAKRLGREWIGCEREAAYRAVAQARIDKELPLDESALATMQSRKAAPRVAFGQVVEAGLLKPGTRVFDKKRRWTATVRADGSLECGKQVGSIHGVGKDLQGAPSCNGWTFWHYETGGEVKPIDAARGLYLLAAED